CAAGAATGAATAATGACCATAGAATATATAAAAACGATtggaataaaatcaaattaaggaTACATACACTCACAAGTTTTTCATATTCTACTTTTATAGCGTGTGTTACCTTCATCCCAAATGGACCAtatctttcttcttttgttttgtttggtaTTAAAAAGCCCCACCACTTTGAGATATCATATCTTTCTTTTAAGGAATTTtctattattttcattttgaaaatacaattttatatctGAAAAATGTATtccaaaattacaaattaatactagtacatGTATTGTTGTTGCTGTAACCAGACAAACATCaaaatatcaattttgataTGTGATTATTATCCCCTAAATTTGAAATCCACATCATGAAATCATCATACTGAATCAAATCTCCAATCTATTAATTCAAAGAGAAGCGTCTTGCCAATTGCACTTCGTTATCTCATTTGATACTATAGCTTGAATCCAAATAGAATTCATCTAACGTTCCTACATGAATTATTACTatgattttaataaaatcaGAGGTTCTAAGACCTTTTATATTGAGATTTATTGTATTTAACAGGACACGCTAAAATCTCCACCACCGGAAAATGTGGTGATGAAGAAGGCTTCTTTAATAGGTGTGGCAACCACCACCCTATTCTACGTCCTCTGCGGCTGCCTCGGCTATGCCGCCTTTGGAAACAACGCTCCCGGAAACTTCCTTACTGGGTTTGGCTTCTACGAGCCCTTCTGGCTGATCGACTTCGCCAATGTGTGCATCGCCGTCCATCTCATCGGAGCTTATCAGGTAGCACGAATAAAAGAAACCGGAACCCTTAGAAACCATAAACTACATCATATTGTATTTCATCTCATCAATTTTTGACCATATCATTTGCAAAACAGGTGTTCGCGCAGCCTTTATTCGGGTTCGTGGAGAGTCGTTGCAGGCAGAAGTGGCCGGAAAGCAAGACGATCACCAAAGAATACGCGGTCCGGGTTCCTCTGTGCGGAGTTACAAACTTCAATGTGTTCAGATTGGTGTGGAGATCAGTGTATGTGATAGTAACAGCAGTGATTGCAATGATCTTCCCCTTCTTCAACCACTTCCTCGGCCTCATCGGAGCAGCCTCGTTCTACCCATTGACTGTATACTTCCCCATAGAGATGCACATTGCGCAGGCCAAACTGCCCAAGTACTCCAGCAGATGGGTGTGGTTGAAGATCCTCAGCTGGGCTTGCCTGATCGTGTCGCTCGTCGCGGCAGCCGGATCCGTACGAGGGCTCGCCGACGACGTGAAGACGTACAAGCCTTTCCAGAGTCAAGCTCATGAATAGAGCACATGTAGAGCTAGATCCTGTTCAATCTATGAGTTCAATATCCAAAACATTTTTTACCTGCATTTCAGCATTTAGTGTTTCTGAAGAGATCAATTATCAACCATATGAGAACTGTATGCccatttgaatgaagtaagctTAGTTTTAAACCAGTAAAGGCTACAATATGAGCATCAATACATCGATTTCAACTACGTTATGTGCATACTGTAACGCGATAAATAAACAATAGAAAATATTAGAAAAACGCATAAAGAAGCTAAAACTGCTCAGCATGTTAGAGAGTAAAGATAAACGAGCATGCACAGATAGGTAGTATCCTATTCTACTGAAGCAACAGAGGTTGGTTTCTGTTCTAACGTTTTCGAAAATTGGCAAGTATCACCGCATTTGCTTTGCACCATCCATGCAGTAGATTCCTACAACCTGAAAAACAACTACAGATTAGTGGCAAGGCCATAATCTGGCAAAAGCTTAGAACTGTGTATGTGTATTACAAAATGGAATACCTTTGTAATACCATGATATCAACGATTCAGGCTGCTTCAGTCTCGCAAATTACAAATGCTTGAATTAGACTCTGTGCAGCATTGGTCTGCTCGGGAGTCCCAGAAATTATGATCACGGTTTCTAAAGCCCCAGGTTTAGGATCGGTGATGGTAACTTTTGCGTCTGAAATCTGATAAGGGAAAACACAAGAAAATTTGACGGTTCTGAACTTTGACTTCATATaatgagaaaatgaaatatattgatataaatatccatCATCTATTCAAATATACGTGTACATATATAGCAGAATGATCAAATAAAAACATCCTTATTCTACTAACCGAGACCAGTCTATTTCCATAGATCTTGATTGTTGGATGATCAAGATTGAAATTTTAAAGGGGGGATTATTCTTTTTACTAACAAAACAATTACTATTTCTCTATGATATGCTTTTTTAACCATAAAGCAATGCTTTTTCTATGTTTATGCTTCTTTATGCacataataaaataatgcatTTTACGTACAGCAGTAATGTTTTAGTCACAGTTAACAAATTGGAAAGCAAAATCAAACTAAGCCTTCATCAGATGCATACCTCGCGAATTTGTCTAAGGCATCCACCTTCCTCTCCGTAAATAGCAGGAATAACGAAGCGAGGAACAACAACCTCAACAGTTGTGCTTGTGATAACAGGTTGATTTCCACTGCAATGACAAGCTTAACAACTGAATACAAAACCTAGAAAGTAAATTCAAACACAATATCGTTGACACTCCAGAAGTACAAACCCTGCAAATCCACCAAGTCTTCTTTGAGGACCACCTGGATAGTCTGGAAATCCCATACCACCAGGTCCTTCCATTGGACCCTGCAACTCGCCATTTTACGAAATGAGTACAGAATTAGCTTGATGTTATATGGTTTTCCACCACATTTAGCAATAGGCATACATACAAATGCTCCCAAGGGCTAGAAGATTTAAAATGCATCACACTCAATAAAAACTGCCCCACATAATAGCTATCAGGGTAAATCTATATCCTGCAAGTTTCCTATGTAGTTCAATTGTAGACCTCATAGGTTTGTACCTGGGTTCCCCATGGTGCTCCTGGAGGCATTCTTTCAGACATATGAGGAGGGATCCCTGGCCTTGGAaaatcatgagcgaaatgaggGCGATCATCATGTGGATGGAAGCCACCAACTGGAGGACGGCCCCCAGGACCATCAAAATTGTTAAATGGTGGACCTCGATTAGAGAATGTTCCGGGAGGCGAAAACTCTCTTCTTCCCATGTATGAGGGAAACGGGGGCATTTGCTCCATAAATGCTGGGTTTGGATGGTGAACCATAGTTGGAAATGCATCACGAAAGAAATGGTTCTTCAACCTTGTTGTTATCTGCATAAGAGCCTCTTGAACTACTTCAAAGTCTCCACTAACCTACAATTTCATACAACAGAAGCAAAAATTAAGGTCAGCTAAAAGTCCTGCAATTTTTTCACCCCCTTTATTCAGATTAATCATATGCAAGTACCAAGGACATTTGATGGTTTAGTGTCATGCATACCTGAACAACTTCCTCATTTTCTGAAGCATTCTTTGGAACCTGGTCTTTACCAAGAATACGGATGTAAGCTCCGGTTGACTTTCTCATTTCAGCAATGACTGAACCACCCTTACCAAGAAGACATCCGATTTGATGAGATGAGACAAGGAGTTTCGCAAGCATGGTGTTATCCTTGCTTTCAGGAGCAGACCTAAATATTCTTGCTTGCACTCGAAGCACCGCATCTTGTGGGGGAGATATTCCATCATCAGGGTGCTACATTAAATGGAAATCAGTCATCATTTTTGGCCTCTTACATTTATTAGTTCACAAGTGGAAGGAAGGAGTATGAGAAATTTAAGAGATGTAAACAAAGCGAAGAATAAAAAACATACAGCAGGACCAGATATGATAATTATGCGATCTTCCGCGTCACCTGTACCCTCTAGAACCTTGATATCACAGCCAGATTCATGTTGAAGAGCTTTGACGATAGAACCACCCTTTCCAATTACACCACCCACCTTTTCCTCATTACACAGTACCCGGTAAGTTATAACTTCAGGAGGAAAATTCATTCTACCAGGAATACCATTGTCACCATCATGAAATCCAGATGGATAGGGTGGTCCATGTCCATGGAATGGACGATTCGGAGGTGGGAACCTATCCTGCCTAGGAGTATCAAAGGAATGAGATGGCAAGCCAACAGGCTTATCCTGATACTTAGGAATATGCTCAAGCAGCTGTTGGGAAACAGATAGAAGAGCTTTCTTGATGGCATCAAGAGTACCAGATATCTGCAAAAGAGAATGCAATGTCAAACTATACTCGATTCATCAAACTATAATTGCTACATGTTTTTAAAGCTTTTCGTACTTAAACatgtactacctccgtccacgaaaaatagtcttggTAGTggatggcacgagttttaacaCAAAATTGCTAAAGTAAGAGGGATAGAGAAAATAGAGGTATAAGTGTTCTTAGTGGAAAAAATGGGACCCACCTCATCAGAGAAAAAACTTACTGGTGAATAGACAGAGAATAAATTTGGTGGacagaccaaaatgaaaaacatgACTATTTTGGGTGGACTTAAAATTCAGGAATGATCGATATTCTTGCTGCATTTTAAGATCTTGATCTTAGTCATGGATTTATATCTCAAATTTGTCAAAATAACAATCATCCCTACATGATGTCCCCGACAAATATATTTAAGTACATTTTGCACATATACGTAACACATGGTACCGAGTGTGGAAGCAGTCTGAAATGCAGTTAGCTGTGTGTTAAATAATGCGCCAAATACAAGAAGATGGAAGTACCTGAACCAGTTCATCAGAAGAAGATGCACAAGGAGGCAGTTTATCCTTTGGAAGAATTCGTATCTGCGCTCCACTTTCAGATGACATTTGTTTTATCACACTGCCAGCTTTTCCTAACAAACAGCCTACTTGACCAGAGAAAACAAGTAGCCTAACAACAGATGAAGATGGCCTTTtactttcttcttctccttccttAGTCTCAGCAAACACATCAACCATTTTATCAAACACAACTAGCAAAGCTTTCTGAACAGCTGAATTTTCTTTGTCCTTATCTGATTTAGAGTCATCAACTGCACCATCCTGCTCTTTGTTTCCTTCCCCATCTTCTTCACGGTTCTCATTGGACTCAGGGATTTCCGTCTCCTCGTTATCATCCTTAACCTGCTCACTCGTCATTTCCTTAGCTTTATCTAGAGCTACTATAATTATGACTCTTTCATCACAACCAGGGACTGTTTCCTCAACGCGGACTTTTGCTCCAGTCTCTTGGCGTATTTGAGATATGTTGCTGCCACCTTTTCCAATAATGCCACCAATCTTGGAAGCTGGGCAAAGTACTCGTATAACCTTGCTAGGTGTTGCATTAAATGGTGCAACACCAGAACCCAAAGCTGCTGATTTTT
This sequence is a window from Salvia splendens isolate huo1 chromosome 14, SspV2, whole genome shotgun sequence. Protein-coding genes within it:
- the LOC121764869 gene encoding KH domain-containing protein HEN4-like; the protein is MSAQVTPAKRPLDQSPTDGSGRRKWQKSAALGSGVAPFNATPSKVIRVLCPASKIGGIIGKGGSNISQIRQETGAKVRVEETVPGCDERVIIIVALDKAKEMTSEQVKDDNEETEIPESNENREEDGEGNKEQDGAVDDSKSDKDKENSAVQKALLVVFDKMVDVFAETKEGEEESKRPSSSVVRLLVFSGQVGCLLGKAGSVIKQMSSESGAQIRILPKDKLPPCASSSDELVQISGTLDAIKKALLSVSQQLLEHIPKYQDKPVGLPSHSFDTPRQDRFPPPNRPFHGHGPPYPSGFHDGDNGIPGRMNFPPEVITYRVLCNEEKVGGVIGKGGSIVKALQHESGCDIKVLEGTGDAEDRIIIISGPAHPDDGISPPQDAVLRVQARIFRSAPESKDNTMLAKLLVSSHQIGCLLGKGGSVIAEMRKSTGAYIRILGKDQVPKNASENEEVVQVSGDFEVVQEALMQITTRLKNHFFRDAFPTMVHHPNPAFMEQMPPFPSYMGRREFSPPGTFSNRGPPFNNFDGPGGRPPVGGFHPHDDRPHFAHDFPRPGIPPHMSERMPPGAPWGTQGPMEGPGGMGFPDYPGGPQRRLGGFAGGNQPVITSTTVEVVVPRFVIPAIYGEEGGCLRQIREISDAKVTITDPKPGALETVIIISGTPEQTNAAQSLIQAFVICETEAA